A stretch of the Deinococcus sp. Leaf326 genome encodes the following:
- a CDS encoding electron transfer flavoprotein subunit alpha/FixB family protein, whose product MILIVAEHAGGKLAKSTLEMVTAARDVAAAGREGPVTLLVLGQNVAGVATEAAGYAEQVLVADLPGLAAYNPELWAAAAAQIAQEGEANLVIIGGSRSGREYAPRVAVKLDAPYLEDATRLGMNGAAVQAQRYTYLARVTETVEAEDSVVVVTAKPGSFAPAPAAASAGEQYDVELDLPASRVEVTGRNVEKTSRVALSEADVIVTGGRGVGSPENFAAYVEGLADRIGAGVGATRAVVDAGWRPYAEQVGQTGKTVQPGAYIALGVSGAVQHLSGMGKSKYIVAINKDAEAPIFKVADYGIVGDINQIVPALIEAARK is encoded by the coding sequence ATGATTCTGATCGTCGCTGAACACGCGGGTGGCAAGCTCGCCAAGTCCACCCTGGAAATGGTCACCGCCGCGCGCGACGTGGCTGCTGCGGGCCGCGAAGGCCCGGTCACCCTGCTCGTGCTGGGGCAGAACGTGGCGGGCGTCGCCACCGAGGCCGCAGGCTATGCCGAGCAGGTCCTCGTGGCCGACCTGCCGGGACTGGCTGCCTACAACCCCGAACTCTGGGCTGCCGCTGCCGCGCAGATCGCGCAGGAGGGTGAGGCGAATCTGGTCATCATCGGTGGCAGCCGTTCGGGCCGCGAGTACGCCCCGCGCGTCGCCGTGAAGCTTGACGCGCCGTACCTCGAAGACGCGACCCGGCTCGGCATGAACGGCGCGGCGGTGCAGGCCCAGCGCTACACCTACCTCGCCCGCGTGACCGAGACGGTCGAGGCCGAGGACAGCGTGGTCGTCGTGACGGCCAAGCCCGGGTCGTTCGCCCCGGCGCCGGCCGCCGCGAGCGCGGGCGAGCAGTACGATGTGGAACTCGACCTGCCGGCCTCCCGTGTGGAGGTCACCGGCCGCAACGTCGAGAAGACGAGCCGCGTAGCCCTTTCGGAAGCCGACGTGATCGTGACCGGCGGGCGCGGCGTGGGCAGCCCCGAGAACTTCGCGGCCTATGTCGAGGGCCTCGCCGACCGCATCGGGGCGGGCGTGGGCGCGACCCGCGCGGTCGTGGACGCGGGCTGGCGCCCCTACGCCGAGCAGGTGGGCCAGACCGGCAAGACCGTGCAGCCCGGCGCCTACATTGCCCTGGGCGTGTCGGGCGCGGTGCAGCACCTCTCGGGCATGGGCAAGAGCAAGTACATCGTGGCGATCAACAAGGACGCCGAGGCGCCCATCTTCAAGGTGGCCGACTACGGCATCGTGGGCGACATCAACCAGATCGTGCCCGCACTGATCGAGGCAGCCAGGAAGTAA
- a CDS encoding prephenate dehydratase: protein MSVPATTPQAIPDPDSAGQAARTPAGPTVAFQGNPGSYGEIAALNALPGVGQTRGYPTFHEVARAVESGEADYGVLPVENSLMGAILQAIDLLSDTELHVTGEVVVRVSHCLMALPGVELGDLRRVYSQQPALDQCTGLIRRHGWQAVAAHDTAGSARDLAERGARDEAAIASRRAAELYGLNVLQSEVEDEPFNFTRFMTLARHEPAPSDAPHKTSLVFAVRHTPGFLLEALNELRGLNLSRIESRPRRDRAWSYLIYVDIEGRADDPQVALALAGVLRKASYAKILGSYPAAMGTVG from the coding sequence ATGAGCGTTCCGGCCACGACCCCGCAGGCCATCCCCGACCCCGACTCGGCCGGGCAGGCCGCCCGCACACCAGCCGGCCCCACCGTGGCCTTTCAGGGCAACCCCGGCAGCTACGGCGAGATCGCCGCCCTGAACGCCCTGCCGGGCGTAGGCCAGACGCGCGGCTACCCCACCTTCCACGAGGTCGCCCGCGCGGTCGAGTCCGGCGAGGCCGACTACGGGGTGCTGCCGGTCGAGAACAGCCTGATGGGCGCGATTCTCCAGGCCATCGACCTCCTGAGCGACACCGAGCTGCACGTCACCGGCGAGGTGGTCGTGCGCGTCTCGCACTGCCTGATGGCGCTGCCGGGCGTGGAACTCGGCGACCTGCGCCGGGTCTACAGCCAGCAGCCCGCGCTCGACCAGTGCACGGGCCTCATCCGTAGGCACGGTTGGCAGGCGGTTGCCGCGCACGACACTGCCGGGAGTGCGCGCGACCTCGCCGAGCGGGGCGCCCGCGACGAGGCCGCCATCGCCAGCCGCCGCGCCGCCGAGCTGTACGGCCTGAACGTCTTGCAGAGCGAGGTCGAGGACGAGCCCTTCAACTTCACCCGGTTCATGACCCTGGCCCGCCACGAGCCCGCGCCGTCGGACGCGCCGCACAAGACCAGCCTGGTTTTCGCGGTGCGGCACACGCCGGGCTTTTTGCTTGAGGCCCTGAACGAACTGCGCGGCCTCAACCTCTCGCGCATCGAGAGCCGGCCCCGGCGCGACCGCGCGTGGAGCTACCTCATCTATGTGGACATTGAGGGCCGCGCCGACGATCCCCAGGTGGCCCTGGCCCTGGCCGGCGTGCTGCGCAAGGCCAGCTACGCCAAAATTCTGGGTAGCTACCCAGCGGCGATGGGAACGGTAGGCTGA
- a CDS encoding methylenetetrahydrofolate reductase: MTRISLELVPRSRSGLRAELATVREHFPGVDTVNVPDLTRFSTRSWEGCAFARPHLRAIPHIRAIDLNPKEPLPMSGLLLAHEIDEVLIVTGDAPSDMTRRVYNVDAEAAIRRFRRELPHVRVYAGLDPYRQSFARERDYLERKLEAGAVGFFSQPFFDLRLMDTYADLLPDGAEMWWGVTNVTTEGSANYWSSRNNAVFPRSFDLSLEWNRTLAAAALQFARDRGQHVYFQPIRTDLREYLEGIL; the protein is encoded by the coding sequence GTGACCCGCATCTCCCTGGAACTCGTGCCGCGCAGCCGCTCGGGCCTGCGCGCCGAGCTCGCCACCGTGCGCGAGCATTTTCCGGGCGTGGACACGGTCAACGTGCCCGACCTGACGCGCTTTTCCACCCGTTCGTGGGAGGGGTGCGCCTTCGCGCGGCCGCACCTGCGCGCCATTCCGCACATCCGTGCCATCGACCTCAACCCCAAGGAGCCGCTGCCCATGTCGGGCCTGCTGCTCGCGCACGAGATCGACGAGGTGCTGATCGTCACTGGCGACGCCCCCAGCGACATGACGCGGCGGGTCTACAACGTGGACGCCGAGGCCGCCATCCGCCGGTTCCGGCGCGAACTGCCGCACGTGCGGGTGTACGCGGGTCTGGACCCGTACCGCCAGTCCTTCGCCCGCGAGCGCGACTACCTGGAGCGCAAGCTCGAGGCGGGCGCGGTGGGCTTCTTCTCACAGCCCTTTTTCGACCTGCGGCTGATGGACACCTACGCCGACCTGCTGCCCGACGGCGCCGAGATGTGGTGGGGCGTCACCAACGTGACCACCGAGGGCTCGGCCAACTACTGGAGCTCGCGCAACAACGCGGTGTTCCCCCGTTCCTTCGACCTGTCGCTGGAGTGGAACCGTACACTCGCCGCCGCCGCCCTGCAATTTGCCCGCGACCGGGGCCAGCACGTGTATTTCCAGCCGATCCGGACGGATTTGCGGGAGTACCTGGAAGGGATCTTGTAG
- a CDS encoding DUF4139 domain-containing protein, which produces MNRIVMSALVLGAGMAQAADLRIYPSFTEVRQPVQSTGTALTVTLPQDTWGSILSGSLSLEGLPFTQAVQSQQANWLAGLEGKTVYLVREGQAPEAVTLVRARDLLVRDAAGRFFTVRFEQLQFTEAPPVNAQAPTQTLVFSLPAAGSGTLSYLTRAVSWAPRYTLQAGDGGAALSALADIRNTTEQPYDVKATELYAGDVEVQGTPLAQEAMFDGALSRAVAAPMAAPKIESQGDLRGLYRYALTTPFTLPANSVITLPFLTPKLSTFERFVGLNTYFGTGTQEGTLNRFYRFKADQRLPGGQMTVREDGRIVGQTNIGETRQGGQVEFALGNDPDVEYTRTVQTVTQVKDAKGSVTKTTYKVTYAFESSKTRAVRAEVTERVGGRRIIIDNAAPTQNQGTATLKVDVPAKGKVSKSFTVVVDNS; this is translated from the coding sequence ATGAACCGAATCGTGATGAGCGCCCTGGTGTTGGGCGCGGGCATGGCCCAGGCTGCCGACCTCCGCATCTACCCCAGCTTCACCGAAGTTCGTCAGCCGGTGCAGAGTACGGGGACGGCCCTGACCGTCACGTTGCCGCAGGACACCTGGGGCAGCATCCTGTCGGGCAGCCTGTCGCTGGAGGGCCTGCCCTTCACGCAGGCGGTGCAGAGCCAGCAGGCCAACTGGCTCGCGGGTCTGGAAGGCAAGACGGTGTACCTCGTGCGCGAGGGCCAGGCGCCCGAGGCCGTGACGCTCGTTCGGGCCCGCGACCTGCTGGTCAGGGACGCGGCGGGCCGGTTCTTTACGGTGCGTTTCGAGCAGCTCCAGTTCACCGAGGCGCCGCCCGTCAATGCCCAGGCCCCCACCCAGACCCTGGTGTTCAGTCTGCCGGCGGCGGGCAGCGGCACCCTGAGCTACCTGACCCGCGCCGTGAGCTGGGCGCCGCGCTACACCTTGCAGGCCGGCGACGGCGGCGCGGCCCTGTCGGCCCTGGCCGACATCCGCAACACGACCGAGCAGCCCTACGACGTGAAGGCCACCGAGCTGTACGCCGGGGACGTGGAGGTGCAGGGTACGCCGCTGGCGCAGGAAGCCATGTTCGACGGCGCCCTCAGCCGGGCGGTCGCCGCGCCGATGGCCGCGCCCAAGATCGAGAGCCAGGGCGACCTGCGCGGGCTGTACCGCTACGCCCTGACCACGCCCTTCACGCTGCCGGCCAACAGCGTCATCACGCTGCCCTTCCTGACCCCCAAGCTCAGCACCTTCGAGCGCTTCGTGGGCCTGAACACCTACTTCGGCACCGGCACCCAGGAAGGCACCCTCAACCGCTTCTACCGCTTCAAGGCCGACCAGCGCCTGCCCGGCGGTCAGATGACGGTGCGCGAGGACGGCCGCATCGTCGGGCAGACGAACATTGGTGAGACGCGTCAGGGTGGACAGGTCGAGTTCGCCCTGGGCAACGACCCCGACGTCGAGTACACCCGCACGGTCCAGACCGTCACCCAGGTCAAGGACGCCAAGGGCAGCGTGACCAAGACGACCTACAAGGTCACCTACGCCTTCGAGAGCAGCAAGACCCGCGCCGTGCGCGCCGAGGTGACCGAGCGCGTGGGTGGGCGCCGCATCATCATCGACAACGCTGCGCCCACGCAGAACCAGGGCACCGCGACCCTCAAGGTAGACGTGCCCGCAAAGGGCAAGGTCAGCAAGAGCTTCACGGTCGTGGTCGACAACAGCTGA
- a CDS encoding HAD family hydrolase, with protein sequence MAPQPARPLLVLDLDETLWHGDDTAQGLSFALRPFLGEFLRQVAEHYDLAVWTSASGEWMQAGLAAVQAETGFDLAGQAFFLWDRSRCSLRRLEDGEYGWHKPARKFRAGWIRARYPRERILALDDVAENYTTGYGHLVRISVWTGQPDDRALEDAARYLVSIADEPDLRALEKRGWSGRTRPEG encoded by the coding sequence GTGGCCCCACAGCCAGCGCGCCCCCTGCTCGTCCTCGACCTGGACGAGACGCTGTGGCACGGGGACGACACCGCGCAGGGGCTGTCATTCGCCCTGCGCCCGTTTCTCGGCGAGTTCCTGCGGCAGGTAGCCGAGCACTACGACCTCGCCGTGTGGACCTCGGCCAGCGGGGAGTGGATGCAGGCCGGGCTGGCTGCCGTACAGGCCGAGACCGGATTTGACCTCGCCGGGCAGGCCTTCTTTCTCTGGGACCGCTCGCGCTGCTCGCTCCGGCGGCTGGAGGACGGCGAGTACGGCTGGCACAAACCTGCTCGCAAGTTCCGCGCGGGCTGGATCCGGGCGCGTTACCCCAGAGAACGCATCCTCGCGCTGGATGACGTGGCCGAAAATTACACCACCGGGTACGGGCATCTGGTCAGGATCAGCGTCTGGACAGGCCAGCCGGACGACCGGGCCCTAGAAGACGCGGCACGCTATCTGGTGTCCATCGCCGATGAACCCGACCTGCGCGCCCTCGAAAAGCGGGGATGGTCCGGCCGGACCCGGCCAGAGGGCTAA
- the metH gene encoding methionine synthase: MTTQTIRPDIRTEAHKRILILDGAWGTQLQRAGLTEADFRWPEADPLRMYRGNFDLLQLTRPDVIRQVHRDYFAAGADIASTNTFNSTTISQADYGTEALAYAMNEAGARLAREVADEFTAQDGKPRWVAGSVGPTNRTATLSPDVERPEFRNVTYDGLVEAYTDAVRGLMAGGADLILLETVFDTLNAKAALFACDEAFAAEGRRLPVMLSGTITDASGRTLSGQTPEAFAVSTEHARLFSLGLNCALGADLLRPHLRAIAANTGALVSVHPNAGLPNAFGEYDETPEHTASVLADFAREGLVNIVGGCCGTTPEHIRAIADAMSALPPRTAPERTPYLRLSGLEAFTLTPETNFVNVGERTNVTGSPKFAQAILAGDYDAGLKIARQQVTNGAQVVDINFDEGMLDGEAAMVKFLNLLAGEPDISRVPLMLDSSKWEILEAGLKRVQGKAIVNSISLKDGEETFLARARLLRRYGAAAVVMAFDERGQADNLQRRQEITARAYKLLTEQAGFPPQDIIFDPNVLTVATGIEEHDRYALDFIEATRWIKANLPGALVSGGISNVSFSFRGNNHVREAMHAVFLYHAIRAGLDMGIVNAGMLAVYADIEPELRDAVEDVILARRPSTGEHSATERLLTLADRYKGVKREAAAQSAWREQPVAQRLTHALVQGITDHVEADAEEAYRELGSPLKVIEGPLMDGMNVVGDLFGAGQMFLPQVVKSARVMKRAVAYLTPYMEADQQESGGKGKVLLATVKGDVHDIGKNIVGVVLACNGYQVTDLGVMVPTEKVLDEATRIGADVIGLSGLITPSLDEMVGVAREMTRRGMKQPLLIGGATTSRAHTAVKIDPAYEGTVVHVLDASRAVTTTSDLLADELGYRERIRGEYDALRERHGGRQVRLISIGQARERAPKLAAPTPPAPRQPGRQIIEQPISGLLDFIDWTPFFIAWEMKGIYPNILTDPLRGEEARKLFADAQALLRRVVDEGLLQARGVIGLWPAHREGDDIVLEPLEHEGTLDHRTHEAAAGRGSLPDRPRLHTLRQQREQSTPNVALADYVAGGADHIGAFAVAIHGAEELARAFEAAHDDYNSILVKAVADRLAEAFAEKLHRDVRREHWGYAPDEQLGNTDLIRERYNGIRPAPGYPAQPDHTEKRTLFALLGAEEVGLSLTDSCAMLPAAAVSGLYFAHPEARYFAVGRIGRDQVEDYAARKGWPLEEAERWLGPLLAYDPAAAPLPAEVAASGSALGAGGTA, translated from the coding sequence GTGACGACGCAGACCATCCGCCCGGATATCCGGACCGAGGCGCACAAACGAATCCTGATCCTCGACGGGGCCTGGGGCACGCAGCTTCAGCGCGCGGGCCTCACCGAAGCCGACTTCCGCTGGCCGGAGGCCGACCCCCTGCGGATGTACCGGGGCAACTTCGACCTGCTGCAACTGACCCGGCCCGACGTGATCCGCCAGGTGCACCGCGACTACTTTGCGGCGGGCGCCGACATCGCCAGCACGAACACCTTCAACTCGACGACCATCTCACAGGCCGACTACGGCACCGAAGCCCTGGCCTACGCCATGAACGAGGCCGGCGCACGGCTGGCGCGCGAGGTGGCCGACGAGTTCACGGCCCAGGACGGCAAACCGCGCTGGGTGGCGGGCAGCGTGGGCCCGACCAACCGCACCGCAACCCTCTCGCCGGATGTCGAGCGTCCCGAGTTCCGCAACGTGACCTACGACGGACTGGTCGAGGCCTATACCGACGCCGTGCGCGGCCTGATGGCGGGCGGGGCGGACCTCATCCTGCTGGAGACGGTGTTCGACACGTTGAATGCCAAGGCGGCCCTGTTCGCCTGCGACGAAGCCTTCGCCGCCGAGGGCCGCCGCCTGCCGGTCATGCTCTCGGGGACCATCACCGACGCCTCCGGGCGCACGCTGAGTGGGCAGACGCCCGAGGCCTTCGCGGTGAGCACCGAGCACGCCCGCCTGTTCTCGCTCGGCCTGAACTGCGCTCTGGGGGCTGACCTGCTGCGTCCCCACCTGCGCGCCATCGCGGCGAACACGGGCGCGCTGGTGTCGGTCCACCCCAACGCGGGGTTACCCAATGCGTTCGGCGAGTACGACGAGACGCCCGAGCACACGGCCTCGGTGCTGGCCGACTTCGCGCGCGAGGGGCTGGTGAACATCGTGGGGGGCTGCTGCGGCACCACGCCCGAGCACATCCGCGCGATCGCCGACGCCATGAGCGCCCTGCCGCCGCGCACCGCCCCCGAGCGCACGCCGTACCTGCGCCTCAGCGGCCTGGAAGCCTTTACCCTCACGCCCGAGACCAACTTTGTGAACGTGGGCGAGCGCACCAACGTGACCGGCAGCCCCAAATTCGCGCAGGCGATCTTGGCCGGGGACTACGACGCGGGTCTCAAGATCGCGCGCCAGCAGGTCACGAACGGCGCGCAGGTCGTGGACATCAACTTCGACGAGGGAATGCTCGACGGCGAGGCCGCCATGGTCAAGTTCCTGAACCTCCTGGCCGGAGAGCCGGACATCAGCCGCGTGCCGCTGATGCTCGACTCCTCGAAGTGGGAGATTCTGGAAGCGGGCCTCAAGCGCGTGCAGGGCAAGGCCATCGTCAACTCGATCAGTCTCAAGGACGGCGAGGAGACGTTCCTGGCGCGCGCGCGGCTGCTGCGGCGCTATGGAGCGGCCGCCGTGGTCATGGCCTTCGACGAACGTGGGCAGGCCGACAACCTGCAGAGGCGCCAAGAGATCACGGCGCGGGCGTACAAGTTGCTGACCGAACAGGCCGGCTTTCCGCCGCAGGACATCATCTTCGATCCCAACGTGCTGACGGTGGCGACGGGCATCGAGGAACACGACCGCTACGCCCTGGACTTCATCGAGGCGACGCGCTGGATCAAGGCGAACCTGCCGGGCGCGCTCGTGTCGGGCGGGATCTCCAATGTGTCCTTCAGCTTCCGGGGCAACAACCACGTGCGCGAGGCGATGCACGCCGTGTTCCTGTACCATGCCATCCGCGCGGGGCTGGACATGGGCATCGTAAACGCGGGAATGCTGGCCGTGTACGCCGACATCGAACCCGAGCTGCGCGACGCCGTGGAGGACGTGATTCTGGCCCGCAGGCCCAGTACGGGTGAACACAGCGCGACCGAGCGGCTGCTGACGCTGGCCGACCGCTACAAGGGCGTGAAGCGCGAGGCCGCCGCCCAGAGCGCGTGGCGCGAACAGCCGGTCGCCCAGCGGCTGACACACGCGCTCGTGCAGGGCATCACCGACCATGTCGAGGCCGACGCCGAGGAGGCGTACCGCGAACTCGGCTCGCCCCTGAAGGTCATCGAGGGGCCGCTGATGGACGGCATGAACGTGGTCGGTGACCTGTTCGGCGCGGGGCAGATGTTCCTGCCGCAGGTCGTCAAGTCGGCGCGCGTAATGAAGCGGGCGGTGGCGTATCTCACGCCCTACATGGAGGCCGACCAGCAGGAGAGCGGCGGCAAGGGCAAGGTGCTGCTGGCGACCGTCAAGGGCGACGTGCACGACATCGGCAAGAACATCGTGGGCGTGGTGCTGGCCTGCAACGGCTATCAGGTGACAGACCTGGGCGTGATGGTCCCGACCGAGAAGGTGCTCGACGAGGCCACGCGCATTGGCGCGGACGTGATCGGTCTCTCGGGCCTTATCACCCCCAGCCTCGACGAGATGGTGGGCGTGGCCCGCGAGATGACGCGCCGGGGCATGAAGCAGCCCCTGCTGATCGGCGGCGCGACCACCAGCCGCGCCCACACGGCCGTCAAGATCGACCCGGCCTACGAGGGCACGGTGGTGCACGTGCTCGACGCCAGCCGCGCCGTGACGACCACCTCCGACCTGCTGGCCGACGAACTGGGTTACCGCGAGCGCATCCGGGGCGAGTACGACGCCCTGCGCGAGCGCCACGGCGGGCGGCAGGTGCGCCTGATCTCTATTGGGCAGGCGCGCGAACGTGCGCCGAAACTGGCGGCCCCCACGCCGCCTGCGCCGCGCCAGCCAGGCCGCCAGATCATCGAGCAGCCGATTTCGGGGCTGCTGGACTTCATCGACTGGACGCCGTTTTTCATCGCCTGGGAGATGAAGGGTATCTACCCCAACATCCTGACCGACCCCCTGCGCGGCGAGGAGGCCCGCAAGCTGTTCGCGGACGCCCAGGCGCTGCTGCGGCGCGTGGTGGACGAGGGACTGCTCCAGGCACGCGGCGTGATCGGGCTGTGGCCCGCGCACCGGGAAGGCGACGACATCGTCCTCGAACCTCTGGAGCACGAGGGGACGCTGGACCACCGCACCCATGAGGCCGCCGCCGGGCGCGGGAGCCTGCCCGACCGCCCACGCCTGCATACCCTCCGCCAGCAGCGCGAGCAGAGCACGCCGAACGTGGCGCTGGCCGACTATGTGGCCGGGGGAGCCGACCACATCGGCGCGTTTGCCGTCGCCATCCACGGGGCAGAGGAACTCGCCCGAGCGTTCGAGGCTGCGCACGACGACTACAACTCCATTCTGGTCAAGGCGGTGGCCGACCGACTGGCGGAAGCTTTCGCCGAGAAGCTGCACCGCGACGTGCGCCGGGAGCACTGGGGTTACGCGCCGGACGAGCAGCTGGGCAACACCGACCTCATCCGCGAGCGCTACAACGGCATCCGCCCCGCGCCGGGCTACCCCGCGCAGCCCGACCACACCGAAAAGCGTACCCTGTTCGCGCTGCTGGGCGCGGAGGAGGTCGGCCTGAGTCTCACCGACTCGTGCGCCATGTTGCCGGCCGCCGCCGTGTCGGGGCTGTACTTCGCGCACCCCGAGGCCCGCTACTTCGCCGTGGGGCGAATCGGCAGGGATCAGGTCGAGGACTACGCCGCGCGCAAGGGCTGGCCGCTGGAGGAAGCCGAGCGCTGGCTGGGGCCGCTGCTGGCCTACGACCCGGCCGCCGCGCCGCTGCCTGCCGAGGTGGCGGCTTCGGGGTCGGCCCTCGGCGCCGGGGGAACGGCGTGA
- a CDS encoding S9 family peptidase — MKRLVSLMLSLTLGAAQAGGAEGGAAGVHSRTLTLNLGGVPSRAELLLPGGAAPAPLVLLIQGTGPEDRDGSYAVPGGVVQGSLGALARRLAAQGFAVMRYDKRYAAQTFVPATAQAAQTGYAALTMRDLLADARTALDTARRQPGVEARQVFVYGWSEGSVVAASLAQEAGARGLIVQGPVVAGFAETFARQFATTGLAYLTPYAQGGKIGLEGVLSALGGPGSPLAKSQAALLLDRESTPQQPKLATILDTDGDGQLDLRAEVEPRIQGFYELLTAASPLYAPATSLPTLGRLAPELRMPVLILQGENDGNVSAQYARQLDSALRAAGHVSPTLKLYPGLGHSLGPAADLTRDVFAPMAAQPMNDMAAWMKAQVRR; from the coding sequence ATGAAGCGACTCGTTTCCCTGATGCTCTCGTTGACGCTCGGCGCCGCGCAGGCTGGCGGCGCCGAAGGAGGCGCGGCCGGCGTGCATTCACGCACCCTGACCCTGAACCTGGGTGGGGTGCCCAGCCGCGCCGAGCTGCTGCTGCCGGGCGGCGCGGCGCCGGCGCCCCTCGTGCTGCTCATCCAGGGCACCGGCCCCGAGGACCGCGACGGCAGCTACGCGGTGCCCGGCGGCGTGGTACAGGGGTCGCTGGGCGCCCTGGCCCGCCGCCTCGCCGCGCAGGGCTTCGCGGTTATGCGCTACGACAAGCGCTACGCCGCCCAGACCTTCGTGCCGGCCACCGCCCAGGCGGCCCAGACGGGCTACGCCGCCCTGACGATGCGCGACCTCCTGGCCGACGCCCGCACGGCCCTGGACACGGCTCGCCGCCAGCCCGGAGTGGAGGCGCGGCAGGTCTTCGTGTACGGCTGGAGCGAGGGCAGCGTCGTGGCCGCCTCGCTGGCCCAGGAAGCCGGCGCGCGCGGGCTGATCGTGCAGGGGCCGGTCGTGGCCGGCTTCGCCGAGACCTTTGCCCGGCAGTTCGCCACCACCGGGCTGGCCTACCTCACGCCCTATGCCCAGGGCGGCAAGATCGGCCTGGAGGGCGTGCTCTCGGCCCTGGGGGGACCGGGCAGCCCCCTGGCGAAGTCGCAGGCCGCGCTGCTGCTCGACCGCGAGAGCACGCCGCAGCAGCCCAAACTCGCGACCATTCTGGACACCGACGGCGACGGGCAGCTCGACCTGCGGGCCGAGGTCGAACCCAGAATCCAGGGGTTCTACGAACTCCTGACCGCGGCGTCGCCGCTCTACGCTCCGGCCACCTCACTGCCGACGCTGGGCCGACTGGCCCCCGAACTGCGGATGCCGGTCCTGATCCTCCAGGGAGAGAACGACGGCAACGTCAGTGCGCAGTACGCCCGGCAGCTGGATTCGGCGCTGCGGGCGGCCGGCCACGTGTCCCCGACCCTGAAGCTCTACCCGGGCCTGGGGCACTCGCTCGGCCCGGCCGCCGACCTCACCCGCGACGTGTTCGCGCCGATGGCCGCCCAGCCCATGAACGACATGGCCGCCTGGATGAAGGCGCAGGTGCGGCGCTGA
- a CDS encoding YciI-like protein, which translates to MRHFLLLYRFRYADHAERRVPYRGAHLAHAQAAAERGELLLGGALEDPMDGAVLLFRAEGPEGARAFAEADPYVQAGLVESWEVRGWTTVVGEGAAQRV; encoded by the coding sequence ATGCGCCACTTTCTGCTGCTGTACCGCTTCCGCTACGCCGACCACGCCGAGCGCCGGGTCCCGTACCGCGGAGCGCACCTCGCCCACGCCCAGGCCGCTGCCGAACGCGGCGAACTGCTCCTGGGCGGCGCGCTGGAAGACCCGATGGACGGCGCCGTACTGCTGTTCCGCGCCGAGGGGCCGGAAGGGGCGCGGGCTTTTGCCGAGGCCGATCCCTACGTGCAGGCCGGGCTGGTCGAGTCGTGGGAGGTGCGCGGGTGGACGACGGTCGTGGGCGAGGGGGCAGCCCAGCGGGTCTAG